The sequence TTGTGCGCCCCGCGCATTTAAACCGTCTTGGCCATCCTGTATGCTATTACAAAATTCATTAGCAGGTTCTCTTATGAGCATTTCTGAAAACAGCGTAGTAACTCTCGACTTCACAGTGACCAACATTGACGGTGAAATCCTCGATACCACAGAAGACAAGCAGCCCTTAGAGTACTTGCACGGTACCGGTTATTTAGTATCGGGCTTAGAAGCCGTGCTCGAAGGCAAAGTCGAAGGTGAAGACTTCGACGTAACTTTAAGCCCAGAGCAGGCTTACGGCGAGCGCGACGACAGCTTAATTCAAGCCGTACCCGGTGAGTTGTTCGATGGCATGGAAGTGTCAGAAGGCGATACTTTTGTGGCTGAGACCGACGATGGCCATCGCCCCGTGACCATTATCGAAGTGTCTGAAGAGTCAGTGACGGTAGACGGCAACCACCCGTTAGCCGGCATGACGCTGACTTTTAAAGGTGTAGTACGTGCTATACGTGCAGCTACCGAAGAAGAGCTGGAGCATGGTCATGTGCACGGCGAGCATGATCACGACCATGATGATCACGAGCATTCAGATGGCTGCTGCGGTCACCAACACTAAGAGTCATTTAGTGAACCGTAAATAAAAAAGGCGCCGAGGCGCCTTTTTTGTTGCCCGTTTTTGAGCAGTAGGGCGCATGTTTATCCGTTGCTGAGCGCTTGGTGCTGGGCGCTGCTCTTCGCATCAATAATGCGGCGGGGGTGGCTCATCGGCTTGGCTGCCAATATTGCTGGGCTGCAGGTCTTTAAGCCGCTGCGCCATCATGCTGAGTTGGGCTTGCAAGCGTGCGCTCAGGGCCCCTTGGGCAGTAATCTCTTGGTTGAGCTGCTCTATGGTGTCATCTTGAAACGCG comes from Oceanisphaera profunda and encodes:
- a CDS encoding FKBP-type peptidyl-prolyl cis-trans isomerase; the encoded protein is MSISENSVVTLDFTVTNIDGEILDTTEDKQPLEYLHGTGYLVSGLEAVLEGKVEGEDFDVTLSPEQAYGERDDSLIQAVPGELFDGMEVSEGDTFVAETDDGHRPVTIIEVSEESVTVDGNHPLAGMTLTFKGVVRAIRAATEEELEHGHVHGEHDHDHDDHEHSDGCCGHQH
- a CDS encoding SlyX family protein; the encoded protein is MTNDILARLEQLETRLAFQDDTIEQLNQEITAQGALSARLQAQLSMMAQRLKDLQPSNIGSQADEPPPPHY